From a single Vicugna pacos chromosome 4, VicPac4, whole genome shotgun sequence genomic region:
- the PTGDS gene encoding prostaglandin-H2 D-isomerase isoform X1: MATQSTLWTGLVLLGVLGALQIPTHAQVSLQPNFQEEKFLGRWFTAGLASNASWFLEKKAMLSMCKSVVVRAADGGLNLTSTFLRKDQCETRTLLLRPADPPGCYSYVSPHWGSNHEVSVVETDYDVYALLYTEGVKGLAQDFRMATLYSRTQAPSAQVKEKFSTFAKAQGFTEDSIVFLPKAGDLSLGTWPPCPDGSSLQHPETLPRLLPPLPLPLGLHPSSENKL, translated from the exons TGGCCACTCAGAGCACTCTGTGGACGGGGCTGGTCCTGCTGGGGGTCCTGGGGGCCCTGCAGATCCCTACCCATGCCCAGGTCTCCCTGCAGCCCAACTTCCAAGAGGAGAAG TTCCTGGGACGATGGTTCACCGCGGGCCTCGCCTCCAACGCGAGCTGGTTCCTGGAAAAGAAGGCGATGCTGTCCATGTGCAAGTCTGTGGTGGTCCGGGCGGCAGACGGTGGCCTCAACCTCACGTCTACCTTCCTCAG AAAAGACCAGTGTGAGACCCGGACTCTGCTGCTGCGTCCTGCAGACCCCCCAGGCTGCTACAGCTACGTCAGTCCCC ACTGGGGCAGCAACCACGAGGTGTCGGTGGTGGAGACCGATTATGACGTGTATGCGCTGCTCTACACTGAGGGTGTTAAAGGCCTGGCCCAGGACTTCCGCATGGCTACCCTCTACA GCCGCACCCAGGCCCCGAGTGCCCAGGTAAAGGAGAAATTCAGCACCTTCGCCAAGGCCCAGGGCTTCACAGAGGACAGCATTGTCTTCCTTCCGAAGGCTG GTGACCTCAGCCTCGGCACCTGGCCGCCCTGCCCTGATGGCTCTTCCCTCCAACACCCCGAGACCCTACCCCGGCTCCTTCCGccgctgcctctgcccctcgggCTTCATCCCAGCTCTGAGAATAAACTCTAG
- the PTGDS gene encoding prostaglandin-H2 D-isomerase isoform X2, with protein sequence MATQSTLWTGLVLLGVLGALQIPTHAQVSLQPNFQEEKFLGRWFTAGLASNASWFLEKKAMLSMCKSVVVRAADGGLNLTSTFLRKDQCETRTLLLRPADPPGCYSYVSPHWGSNHEVSVVETDYDVYALLYTEGVKGLAQDFRMATLYSRTQAPSAQVKEKFSTFAKAQGFTEDSIVFLPKADKCMGEHA encoded by the exons TGGCCACTCAGAGCACTCTGTGGACGGGGCTGGTCCTGCTGGGGGTCCTGGGGGCCCTGCAGATCCCTACCCATGCCCAGGTCTCCCTGCAGCCCAACTTCCAAGAGGAGAAG TTCCTGGGACGATGGTTCACCGCGGGCCTCGCCTCCAACGCGAGCTGGTTCCTGGAAAAGAAGGCGATGCTGTCCATGTGCAAGTCTGTGGTGGTCCGGGCGGCAGACGGTGGCCTCAACCTCACGTCTACCTTCCTCAG AAAAGACCAGTGTGAGACCCGGACTCTGCTGCTGCGTCCTGCAGACCCCCCAGGCTGCTACAGCTACGTCAGTCCCC ACTGGGGCAGCAACCACGAGGTGTCGGTGGTGGAGACCGATTATGACGTGTATGCGCTGCTCTACACTGAGGGTGTTAAAGGCCTGGCCCAGGACTTCCGCATGGCTACCCTCTACA GCCGCACCCAGGCCCCGAGTGCCCAGGTAAAGGAGAAATTCAGCACCTTCGCCAAGGCCCAGGGCTTCACAGAGGACAGCATTGTCTTCCTTCCGAAGGCTG ACAAGTGCATGGGGGAGCATGCATAG